A window of Marinobacter salarius contains these coding sequences:
- the gspK gene encoding type II secretion system minor pseudopilin GspK → MAKRPFNGRPANSQGGVALIMVLLAMALVVMLATGMTQQQSVRVFRASHYLAQQQGHSVALGAEAFARQILVRDFEDDKENNLMVDSLDEFWAKNAAILPLDDNGVVEIQVDDLGGRINLNDLVSANGQVDPVVRDRIARLLLVLEITRVKVDALVDWIDPNDQTISADGAEDGRYLSEDPAYRAGNQPFVDVSELRMIDGMTKEAYRALRPHVSALPVTGLGINVNTATAPVLRSLHEELTQAQADAILERRLEERFENVQDFLALPEFAGLGLKSTGLGLQTRFFEVVSRITYDNRVANLVSTVYRSPEGEMQTVSRDIGQKNRITKEPFSVSEE, encoded by the coding sequence GTGGCTAAACGTCCATTCAACGGAAGACCGGCTAATTCCCAGGGCGGAGTGGCGCTGATCATGGTACTCCTCGCCATGGCACTGGTGGTCATGTTGGCCACAGGCATGACGCAGCAGCAAAGCGTGCGGGTGTTCCGCGCCAGTCACTACCTTGCCCAACAGCAGGGGCACAGCGTCGCCCTGGGGGCGGAAGCTTTCGCCCGCCAGATTCTGGTACGGGACTTTGAGGACGATAAGGAAAACAACCTTATGGTGGACAGCCTGGATGAGTTCTGGGCCAAGAATGCCGCAATCCTCCCTCTCGATGATAATGGCGTGGTTGAAATTCAAGTTGATGATCTCGGCGGCCGGATCAACCTTAATGATCTGGTGAGTGCCAACGGACAGGTCGACCCTGTTGTTCGTGATCGTATAGCCCGTTTGCTCCTGGTTCTTGAAATCACCAGGGTCAAAGTCGATGCGCTGGTCGACTGGATCGATCCGAACGACCAGACCATCAGCGCCGATGGAGCAGAGGACGGGCGGTACCTGTCTGAGGATCCGGCTTACCGGGCCGGCAACCAGCCCTTTGTCGATGTCTCCGAACTCCGCATGATCGATGGTATGACCAAGGAAGCCTACCGGGCACTAAGGCCTCACGTATCGGCGTTACCTGTGACCGGCTTGGGCATCAATGTGAATACCGCGACGGCACCGGTACTCAGGTCCCTTCACGAGGAACTGACACAGGCGCAGGCAGACGCTATTCTTGAGAGGCGTTTGGAGGAGCGCTTCGAGAACGTACAGGACTTCCTGGCGTTACCGGAGTTCGCCGGCCTTGGCCTCAAGTCAACCGGCCTGGGCCTGCAGACTCGTTTTTTTGAAGTGGTGTCGCGTATTACTTACGATAATCGGGTTGCCAACCTGGTCAGCACGGTTTATCGCAGCCCGGAAGGTGAGATGCAGACCGTTTCTCGTGACATCGGGCAAAAGAATCGCATTACCAAAGAACCGTTCAGCGTCTCCGAGGAATAG